The segment AGGCGATAAAGAAGATAAACAGCGCACACGGCACCAGCGCTGTCGCCAGAATGTAGCGCCAGCCCAGGGCGATCATCGCGTCAGGCAGCATCGATTTGGTGATGAAGTAGTTGGTCAGCAGCACCACCGATTGTCCACCGACACAACACACCGCATAAAGCGCCGTGGTGCGGCCACGAAATTTGGAGGGTGACAGCTCGGCCAGATAAATGGGAGAGATCACCGAAGCGAGGCCGATTGCCAGGCCACCGATCATGCGGAAAATGACGAACACCGTAAAATTATGCGCAATGGCGGTGCCAATGACCGAAACGGTAAACAGTAACGCGGTGATGGCGAGAGACTTTTTACGTCCCAGCACATCGCTCAAACGTGGCGCGATAAAGCAGCCGACCAGACTGCCAAGCAGGATGTTAGACACTGCCCAGCCGGTTTCTGCTGGCGTCAGTTGGAAGTATTCACTTAATGGTTCGATGGCACCGGAGATGATGGAAGAGTCATACCCCATCAGCAGTCCGCCAAATGCGGCGACGGTACAGCAGAGGATGACATACTTCATGTTGTAGCGTTTTTGCCTGGTATTCATTGTTATAGCCCCTTGTCTCTACGGCCTGAACGTTGCTTGTCCAGAAAGAGGAATGTTGTAGGTTGTCGATGTTCCGTTTCTTCACGCAGGGTACTCAATATTGAAATATATTTTCTAAATGGATATTTTTGGATCATTTTTTCCGAAATGTGTGAGGCGTGTTGCGAAAATTATGGTTTGAGTTAAATCGACTAATGTTTATCCAGATGAAATGATAGGTTTTTTTGTCATTTTTGCCGAAGGGGGAGGTTGCACGGCTTGCTTTTTACTGGAATTTTCATTCTGAAAAGGCGCGTTGAAAAGGGGCTGTAGCAGCGGCACTCCGTGGTTTCATTTTTTTCCGGGCAGCAGGCATAATACGTTGATTGAAAGGCCGTCTTTGCGGATATCGCGATGAAAACGCAGCGCATCACTCTGGATGATATTGCCACCCTGGCGGGGGTCACCAAGATGACGGTGAGCCGATATTTACGTACGCCGGAAAAAGTTAAAACGGAAACGGCCGACAAAATTGCCAGCGTGATTGCCGAGATCGGTTATACGCCCGATCCTGACAACCTTGCTCAGACCAGTTCCAGCCCACCGCGCATTGGTGTGCTTATTCCTTCCTTTAATAATCAAATCTTTGCCGACCTGCTGGCGGGTATCGAATCGGTGACCAGCGCTCAGGGGTATCAAACGTTGGTGGTCAATTACGACTACAACCCGCAACGGGAAGAGGAACAAATCGCCACGGTACTGGCGTTGAATATTAAAGGGCTGATCCTTACAGAATCGGTGCACACCGTACGCGCAGAAAAATACCTCAAAGCGGCCAGTATCCCGGTGGCGGAGGTGATGGGGCTGACCGAGGCGCGCGATCGTATCAATGTGGGTTTTGACAACTATCGTGCCGGTTACGACATGACGGCAATGCTGCTGGCAAGCGGCAAAAAACGCGTAATCTACTTTGGCTCCATGTCGGACCGTCGTGATGAACAACGCTACGCCGGCTATTGTGATGCGGTGTCAGCGGCGGGGTTGCCGGAAGGGCGCATTGTGCCGAACAAAGTCTCCTCAGTGTCGATTGGTACCGGCATGATGACGCTGGCGCGCCAGCTCTACCCGGATATGGACGCGATTCTGTGTACCAATGATGATCTGGCGGTGGGGGTGTTGCAGGAGTGCCATGCCGCTGGCATTGCGGTGCCTCAATCGATGGCAATCGCCGGTTTCCACGGGCTGGAAATTGGTCAGGTCACCACGCCCCGCCTGGCGAGTGTCATCACACCACGTTTTGAAATGGGTAAAGTGGCGACAGAGATTGTCATCAAAAAGATTAACCATCTGCCGACCATCGAACAGGTCAACCTGCACTATCGTTTATCGATGGGTGCCACCATCTGAATCACAATACCCACACCCCGTAACAGCGCGATTTATCGCGCTGTTTTCATTTGCGCGATAAATCGCTTTAATCGCGTGCGGTGCTGCCGGCGATGGAGGGTGGGGTGTGGTGCGCGCGTTTCAGGAAGCGGCTTTCCAGCAAATTCCATGAGGTGTAGGCCAGCGCCAGGGTGATAACAATCGTCATCAGCAAGCCCAGGTAAGCGTTGGCGGTGAAAACCCCAAAGTGTTGCAGCAGCTGAATAATCGGCCAGTGGTAGAGGTACATGCCGTAAGACAGGTCGCCATACTGGCTGATTTTAATCTCGCTACACAGGTTGGTGCAGAACAGAATCACCACGGAAGAGAACGCGATGGGTTCAATAAGGAAGGAGTAGTCGGTGTTTTTGAACAACAAAAACAGCACCAGCGAAACAATGGTGATCTCTTTCAGGCGGTCAAAAGTGGGTTGATGCGTTGCCAGCAGACTGCCAAAGAAGAAGAAAGAGGCGAGCGAAATAAACTGTTTCGCCAGGGTATCGGCTTTCGGGCCGGTATACACCATCGAGAAAAAGAAGAACCACAGGCTGGAGATGATGAAAATCGCCGTCCAGACTTTCAACGGGCTCTTCTTCATCAGCGGCAGCACAAAGGGCAGCAGTACGTAAAGCGTCAGCTCGGCCTTAATCGTCCACAGCGAACCATCCATCGGCTGGTTGGGGTTATTGGTGAACACTCCGGGCAGCGAAGGCTGGATGAAGTTGAGGAACGAAAAGTTCGCAATGAGATACTTAATCGATTCTTTGTTCTTCAGAAAATCGACCAGAGGCAGCGTGGTGATGCACATCCCAATCACGAAACACATAATCACCACGAATATATAGGCGGGGAGAATGCGTTGTGCACGTTTAATAAAATAGGAGGTCAGCGATTTACTTCTCAAGTAACTTTTTGCAATAAGAAAACCACTTATTGCGAAAAATCCTCTTACGGCAAAATCACTATTCAGGAAGTGCGAGAGGAAACGAATGTCAGCATTTCTCGTCACTTCTGCCGAATGCACCAGTAACACGATAAAGGCGAGCGATAGTCGGACGATGTCGAAGTTATTTTTTTCGTTCATATCTGCATTCTTTCATTGAGTGACGTTGCGCCAGTAAAATCGTTATTAGATTTTACATGAGTTGTTAGGAATATTCCGATCACTGCTGACGCAGATGTACTACTATTAGAGTTTTAAAAGGTTCAAAAATCAAGTGAAGCCCTGATGAGGGAAGATATTCGGATTTTCCTTATGTGTCCATCGGGGTATTCTTAAATAGAGGAAGGTGCGCTGGCATTGGATGCCAGCGCATTAGAAATTAGCGGAATAACTGGAAGGTACGTGAAACTTCGTAGCCAGTAATCGACTGCTTACTTGAAATGGTATTGTAATATAGATAGTAAAGAACCATGAGTACCGTAATACCCACGGCCAGAACCTTCATTGCTTTCCTGGTTTCCCAGATACACAGAGAAATAAGTACCGGCTCAACCTGCAACAGATAGTTTGCCAAGCGGCCACCAGAGGCATAATCCTGCAATGCCATCCTTAAACCACTACCAATGGCAAACGTAATGACCAGAATGTAGTAGAGGCGAAACTTTTCTTCGTCGAAATTCTTTATTTTGTCACTTAGCAGCAGAAAGCTAAAAATGAAGACGAAGCCAATATTTTTCAGGTTGGAAAGCGTAATGATGCCTTGTTCCTGCGCGGAATCCTGGTTGGCATAGCCCATTGCCCTGTCGCCCAGAGAACCGATATGGCTGGAAATAAGAGAAATTAACGCCGAACTTCCCATAAAGGCCAGGGGTAGACTGGCGACGACGATAAGTATCGGAATGTATTTGTTTTTTCTGACAATTAATGCCATTGGGATCAGCAGTGCCACAATACCCGTAGCATGGCTGATAAACGACAGAATGAAGGTGGTGATC is part of the Pantoea phytobeneficialis genome and harbors:
- a CDS encoding LacI family DNA-binding transcriptional regulator yields the protein MKTQRITLDDIATLAGVTKMTVSRYLRTPEKVKTETADKIASVIAEIGYTPDPDNLAQTSSSPPRIGVLIPSFNNQIFADLLAGIESVTSAQGYQTLVVNYDYNPQREEEQIATVLALNIKGLILTESVHTVRAEKYLKAASIPVAEVMGLTEARDRINVGFDNYRAGYDMTAMLLASGKKRVIYFGSMSDRRDEQRYAGYCDAVSAAGLPEGRIVPNKVSSVSIGTGMMTLARQLYPDMDAILCTNDDLAVGVLQECHAAGIAVPQSMAIAGFHGLEIGQVTTPRLASVITPRFEMGKVATEIVIKKINHLPTIEQVNLHYRLSMGATI
- a CDS encoding acyltransferase family protein, whose protein sequence is MNEKNNFDIVRLSLAFIVLLVHSAEVTRNADIRFLSHFLNSDFAVRGFFAISGFLIAKSYLRSKSLTSYFIKRAQRILPAYIFVVIMCFVIGMCITTLPLVDFLKNKESIKYLIANFSFLNFIQPSLPGVFTNNPNQPMDGSLWTIKAELTLYVLLPFVLPLMKKSPLKVWTAIFIISSLWFFFFSMVYTGPKADTLAKQFISLASFFFFGSLLATHQPTFDRLKEITIVSLVLFLLFKNTDYSFLIEPIAFSSVVILFCTNLCSEIKISQYGDLSYGMYLYHWPIIQLLQHFGVFTANAYLGLLMTIVITLALAYTSWNLLESRFLKRAHHTPPSIAGSTARD
- a CDS encoding EpsG family protein, whose product is MGIYWIISLSLTFIAIVEVMLSKDENTARIRSYIYFVAVVVLFTFGGIRGLGTGLDDFQYRQFFSQFIDQIIIEGFWNAVVNFRYEPAIYAIAGFTRIFTANPDIFIYVFTMIAVCVNAHYFRKLTPLPLVALAVYSAHLFINKDMNQIRFGLCSAFLMGFVYHFARRSRPGMITTFILSFISHATGIVALLIPMALIVRKNKYIPILIVVASLPLAFMGSSALISLISSHIGSLGDRAMGYANQDSAQEQGIITLSNLKNIGFVFIFSFLLLSDKIKNFDEEKFRLYYILVITFAIGSGLRMALQDYASGGRLANYLLQVEPVLISLCIWETRKAMKVLAVGITVLMVLYYLYYNTISSKQSITGYEVSRTFQLFR